The following are encoded together in the Phaseolus vulgaris cultivar G19833 chromosome 9, P. vulgaris v2.0, whole genome shotgun sequence genome:
- the LOC137820487 gene encoding LOW QUALITY PROTEIN: GATA transcription factor 12 (The sequence of the model RefSeq protein was modified relative to this genomic sequence to represent the inferred CDS: inserted 1 base in 1 codon) yields MEAQEFFHNTFYPQFPSDNTPPSNASAAVTDHFTVEDFFDFSNNDDPPLAEATTFDSLPTDHSPTLTNIDTSTNNSNFTVTDGHFSGDLSVPYDDLAELEWLSKFAEESFSSEDLQKLQLISGAGVQKDATSETRDPNPALFNPQVSVRGKARSKRTRGPPCNWTSRLVVLSPNTVSESFHSDGGKKVAPRRRDVSEGSSEGRKCLHCATDKTPQWRTGPMGPKTLCNACGVRYKSGRLVPEYRPAASPTFVLTKHSNSHRKVLELRRQKEMVRVQQEQLLHLQHQQNMMFEVPSNGEDYLIHQXMGPEFTHLI; encoded by the exons ATGGAAGCACAAGAGTTCTTCCACAATACCTTCTATCCTCAATTCCCCTCCGACAACACACCTCCCTCTAACGCCAGCGCCGCCGTCACTGACCACTTCACTGTTGAAGACTTCTTCGACTTCTCCAACAACGACGACCCTCCCCTCGCCGAGGCCACCACCTTCGACTCTCTCCCCACTGACCACTCTCCCACCTTAACCAACATCGACACTTCCACCAACAACTCCAATTTCACAGTCACCGACGGACATTTCTCCGGTGACCTCTCTGTCCCG TATGATGATCTTGCGGAATTGGAATGGCTGTCGAAATTCGCGGAGGAATCCTTTTCCAGCGAGGACTTACAGAAGCTGCAGCTGATATCCGGCGCCGGAGTGCAAAAGGATGCCACATCGGAAACACGTGACCCGAACCCGGCTTTATTCAACCCGCAAGTATCGGTTCGGGGCAAGGCGAGGAGTAAGAGGACTAGAGGACCGCCATGCAATTGGACATCTCGTCTGGTCGTCCTTTCTCCGAACACCGTGTCGGAGTCTTTTCATTCAGACGGCGGTAAGAAGGTTGCCCCGCGGAGGAGGGATGTGAGCGAGGGCAGCAGCGAGGGCAGAAAGTGTCTGCATTGCGCGACGGACAAGACGCCGCAGTGGCGGACCGGCCCCATGGGCCCAAAAACACTTTGCAATGCATGCGGCGTGAGGTACAAGTCCGGCAGGCTGGTGCCCGAGTACAGGCCCGCCGCAAGCCCAACTTTTGTGCTGACAAAGCACTCAAACTCGCATCGGAAAGTGTTGGAGCTGCGGCGGCAGAAGGAAATGGTGAGGGTCCAGCAGGAGCAGTTGCTCCACCTGCAGCATCAGCAAAACATGATGTTCGAAGTTCCATCCAACGGTGAGGATTACTTGATCCATC CAATGGGTCCCGAATTCACACACCTCATCTAA